The following coding sequences lie in one Chelonia mydas isolate rCheMyd1 chromosome 6, rCheMyd1.pri.v2, whole genome shotgun sequence genomic window:
- the SRSF5 gene encoding serine/arginine-rich splicing factor 5 — protein sequence MSGCRVFIGRLNPAAREKDVERFFKGYGRIRDIDLKRGFGFVEFEDPRDADDAVYELDGKELCSERVTIEHARARSRGGRGRGRYSDRFSSRRPRNDRRNAPPVRTENRLIVENLSSRVSWQDLKDFMRQAGEVTFADAHRPKLNEGVVEFASYSDLKNAIEKLSGKEINGRKIKLIEGSKRHSRSRSRSRSRSRSSSRSRSRSRSRSRKSYTRSRSRSRSKSRSVSRSPMPEKSQKRGSSSRSKSPASVDRQRSRSRSRSVDSGN from the exons ATGAGCGGCTGCCGCGTATTCATCGGGAGGCTGaaccctgcagccagggagaaggATGTGGAGCGATTCTTCAAGGGATACGGACGCATTCGGGACATTGATCTGAAAAGGGGCTTCGGATTTGTG GAATTTGAGGATCCAAGGGATGCGGATGATGCAGTCTATGAACTGGATGGAAAGGAGCTCTGCAGTGAGAG GGTTACAATTGAACATGCACGGGCCCGTTCCAGAGGTGGCAGAGGCAGAGGGCGATATTCTGATCGCTTTAGTAGCCGCCGTCCACGTAATGACAGGAG AAATGCCCCACCTGTACGAACAGAAAACCGTCTGATAGTAGAGAATCTGTCTtcccgagtcagctggcag GATCTCAAAGACTTCATGAGACAAGCTGGGGAAGTAACCTTTGCAGATGCACACAGGCCTAAGCTAAATGAAGG ggtgGTTGAGTTTGCCTCTTACAGTGACTTAAAGAATGCTATTGAAAAACTCTCTGGCAAAGAAATCAATGGAAGGAAAATTAAACTAATTGAAGGCAGCAAAAGACACAG TAGGTCCAGAAGCCGGTCTCGTTCCCGTAGCAGGAGCTCGTCCAGGTCTCGCAGCCGTTCTCGTTCCCGAAGCCGCAAGTCTTACACCAGGTCCAGGAGTAGGAGCCGTAGCAAGTCTCGTTCAGTTAGTAGGTCTCCAATGCCTGAGAAGAGCCAGAAACGAGGTTCTTCTAGTAGATCAAAATCTCCAGCATCTGTGGATCGGCAGAGGTCTCGGTCAAGGTCCAGATCTGTTGACAGTGGAAATTGA